From the Bacillus carboniphilus genome, one window contains:
- a CDS encoding YdeI family protein, with protein MTNSVAGRKVDGFLRKEKKWKSEFEKLRQIVLDCGLTEDFKWMHPCYTLDGKKNIVLIHGFKEYCALLFHKGALLKDPNNILIQQTENTQSARQIRFTNVQEVMDMENILKTYIHNAIEVEKAGLEVEFKKTSEYTVPEELQAKFNEMPALKTAFESLTPGRQRAYLYYFSGAKQSKTRYSRIEKYMQKILDGKGLND; from the coding sequence ATGACAAATAGTGTAGCAGGTCGTAAGGTTGATGGTTTTTTAAGAAAAGAGAAAAAGTGGAAGAGTGAATTTGAAAAATTAAGACAAATAGTTTTAGATTGTGGCCTAACAGAAGATTTTAAATGGATGCACCCATGTTACACGTTAGATGGAAAAAAGAATATTGTATTAATTCACGGCTTCAAAGAATATTGTGCCCTTTTGTTTCACAAAGGTGCCTTGTTAAAGGATCCCAATAATATACTTATCCAACAAACGGAGAATACCCAGTCTGCACGCCAAATTCGATTCACCAATGTTCAAGAAGTAATGGACATGGAAAACATCCTAAAAACCTATATACATAATGCTATTGAGGTAGAAAAGGCTGGATTGGAAGTAGAATTCAAAAAAACTTCTGAATATACCGTCCCTGAAGAATTACAAGCTAAATTCAATGAAATGCCTGCATTGAAAACAGCATTTGAATCACTGACCCCCGGGCGACAAAGGGCATATCTTTATTATTTTTCTGGAGCCAAACAATCCAAAACTCGATATTCAAGAATTGAGAAATATATGCAGAAAATTTTAGATGGAAAAGGATTAAATGATTAG
- a CDS encoding SRPBCC domain-containing protein encodes MADISLDFQFKSPINKVWEALTNSDTLAQWVMENNFKPIVGYKCQFRNEEIDLIVDSEVLVVDEPHKLSYTWIGGPINTIVTWTLKEEDGTTYLHLDHTGFDKEDQAFNGAKYGWAYKIEELNKVLMGIEEKGVAE; translated from the coding sequence ATGGCAGATATATCATTAGATTTTCAATTTAAGAGTCCAATTAATAAAGTATGGGAAGCCTTAACAAATTCAGATACTCTTGCACAATGGGTAATGGAAAATAATTTTAAACCCATTGTCGGATACAAATGTCAGTTTCGTAATGAGGAAATAGATTTAATTGTAGATAGTGAAGTATTAGTAGTGGACGAGCCTCATAAGTTATCTTACACATGGATAGGTGGTCCGATAAATACTATCGTCACATGGACATTGAAGGAAGAGGATGGAACAACATATTTACATCTCGACCATACAGGCTTCGACAAAGAAGATCAAGCATTCAACGGTGCGAAATATGGTTGGGCGTATAAGATTGAAGAACTTAATAAAGTGTTAATGGGAATCGAAGAAAAAGGAGTAGCTGAATGA
- a CDS encoding FAD-dependent oxidoreductase, with translation MSFFKDALSMFKKRDLLFLESYKESEDVYTFLFEKENDLSWIAGQHGLFTITHKKVKNKTRPFTVAAAPAENVVRITMRISENPSDFKKAMLELKQGMKINMTGPIGSFSLKDNSPSLLIAGGIGITPFRSILKQIESEGNGIGKPIHLLYLDSNKSFIFKDELDAIANNTSISVTYLDLRDDLNQEIDLFTTLNKDDGKYFIAGPKSMVKSVSDFLKSKHIPKKNIKKDAFYGY, from the coding sequence ATGAGTTTTTTCAAAGATGCATTATCTATGTTTAAGAAAAGAGATTTATTATTTTTAGAAAGCTACAAAGAATCAGAAGATGTTTATACTTTCCTATTTGAAAAAGAGAATGATTTAAGCTGGATTGCTGGGCAACATGGTTTGTTTACCATAACTCATAAGAAAGTAAAAAACAAAACACGCCCATTTACTGTCGCAGCGGCTCCCGCAGAAAATGTGGTTAGAATAACCATGCGTATAAGCGAAAATCCAAGTGATTTCAAAAAAGCAATGCTAGAACTGAAACAGGGAATGAAAATAAACATGACTGGGCCAATAGGGTCATTTAGTCTAAAAGATAACAGTCCTTCTCTTCTCATCGCAGGTGGAATTGGCATTACACCATTTCGATCAATTTTAAAACAAATTGAGTCAGAAGGAAATGGCATCGGCAAGCCCATACATCTACTCTATTTGGATAGCAATAAGTCATTTATATTCAAAGATGAACTTGATGCGATTGCTAACAATACTTCAATCAGTGTGACGTACCTGGATTTAAGGGATGATTTAAATCAGGAGATAGATTTGTTTACCACCTTAAATAAGGATGATGGTAAGTACTTTATTGCAGGACCAAAGTCAATGGTGAAGTCGGTATCTGACTTTTTAAAGAGTAAACATATTCCGAAGAAGAATATCAAAAAGGATGCCTTTTATGGGTATTAG